A genomic window from Terriglobia bacterium includes:
- a CDS encoding class I SAM-dependent methyltransferase has protein sequence MQEITRTSKGLKEFLWNLDGLGRGSLLDLGPVWQTTLSFFIERGFRVTAEDLLCALKDFYREEEKHLQVASGGALDTAVDRTPEGRAARFLEGNLRYPAASFDAVLMWDLLDYLEPLLARRVVSVITEAVRPGGVVFAMFHSRKPASFHRYRVADSMTLQMLPAAEMIPAQRVYQNREIQDLFGQYRSMKSLVSRDQFREVLFIK, from the coding sequence ATGCAGGAAATCACGCGCACGTCCAAAGGGCTGAAAGAATTCCTCTGGAACCTCGACGGGCTGGGCCGGGGCTCACTGCTGGATCTGGGGCCGGTGTGGCAGACCACGCTGAGTTTTTTTATCGAACGCGGATTCCGTGTCACGGCGGAAGACCTGCTCTGTGCCTTGAAAGACTTTTACCGCGAAGAGGAGAAGCACCTGCAGGTGGCCTCGGGCGGGGCACTGGATACCGCCGTGGACCGCACGCCGGAGGGCCGCGCGGCACGTTTCCTGGAGGGCAACCTGCGCTATCCTGCAGCGTCGTTTGATGCCGTGCTGATGTGGGACCTGCTCGATTATCTCGAGCCGCTTCTGGCGCGGCGTGTCGTTTCCGTGATCACCGAAGCGGTGCGCCCAGGCGGGGTAGTCTTTGCCATGTTCCATAGCCGGAAGCCCGCGAGTTTCCACCGCTATCGCGTAGCCGACTCCATGACCCTGCAGATGCTGCCCGCAGCAGAGATGATTCCCGCACAGCGCGTTTACCAGAACCGCGAGATCCAGGACCTGTTCGGACAATACCGCTCCATGAAATCACTAGTCAGCCGGGACCAGTTCCGGGAAGTCCTGTTCATCAAGTAA
- a CDS encoding alpha/beta hydrolase, with translation MAVVLVLFTVLATGAVSGFLLYRMVKPDRTSSEINMQSFPGRPEVVHFTVAGLGDREGWFFPGLRGAPTIVLCHGYQSSRGELLTLVSALQDHQYNAFVFDFAGHGKSAGVTTFGYREAAELRAAIDALAQRSDVDSNRFGVWGYNLGAYAALSEAQGDKRVRALVLDSVYDRPGQMVKVEIEKTGLAGFPLMVRSAQFSFRWMNEEFRDTPPLSKNLAKLAGVPKLFVQALDNPELAATTQQLFAQAPEPREQAILPRGDFVSMGDDDRKDYENRIVSFFLLRLPPLGAASR, from the coding sequence GTGGCTGTCGTTCTTGTCCTGTTCACCGTGCTGGCGACCGGAGCGGTCTCCGGCTTCCTGCTCTACCGCATGGTCAAGCCGGATCGCACCAGCTCCGAAATCAACATGCAGAGTTTTCCGGGGCGGCCGGAGGTCGTGCATTTTACGGTGGCGGGCCTCGGCGACCGCGAGGGCTGGTTTTTCCCTGGTTTGAGGGGCGCCCCGACGATTGTGCTGTGCCACGGCTATCAATCGAGCCGGGGAGAGCTGCTGACCCTGGTTTCCGCGTTACAGGACCACCAGTACAACGCCTTCGTTTTCGATTTTGCCGGACACGGCAAGAGCGCCGGAGTCACCACCTTTGGCTACCGCGAAGCGGCGGAACTGCGTGCGGCCATTGACGCTCTGGCGCAACGCAGCGACGTGGATTCGAACCGCTTTGGTGTGTGGGGCTACAATCTGGGCGCCTACGCTGCCCTGAGCGAGGCCCAGGGGGACAAGCGCGTCCGCGCCCTGGTGCTGGACTCCGTCTACGACCGGCCCGGCCAGATGGTCAAGGTGGAGATCGAAAAAACCGGTCTAGCGGGCTTTCCGCTGATGGTGCGTTCCGCACAATTCAGCTTCCGCTGGATGAACGAGGAGTTCCGCGACACCCCTCCACTTTCCAAAAATCTGGCGAAGCTTGCGGGCGTGCCGAAACTCTTTGTCCAGGCGCTGGACAATCCGGAACTAGCCGCGACCACCCAGCAGCTCTTCGCGCAGGCTCCCGAGCCGCGCGAGCAGGCTATCCTGCCGCGCGGCGACTTCGTCAGCATGGGGGATGACGACCGCAAGGACTACGAGAACCGCATCGTCAGCTTCTTTCTATTGCGGCTGCCTCCGCTGGGTGCCGCCAGCCGCTGA
- a CDS encoding GNAT family N-acetyltransferase, producing the protein MRITDLRQVTALQIESLLREEARHWREELHWDYGTAVELIRRFLDAHALAGYVAFEGDDPAGYSFYVLEEQKGLVGGLFVSPRYSQEAIGRQLLEEVLFSLRALPHLSRIETQLMPFGGPVEQTLREQGFRLYTRQFMLLRLEAAKKRPVPLSPGLRLEHWSDRFFEPCARLIHLAYADHIDGEINDQYRSRNGALRFLKNIIHLPGCGQFVPGASFLLRQPGSEELLAAVLTSEVAPGVGHTTQICVLPGHQGHGLGRLLMQTAIDTLRAMKFHELTLTVTAVNAPAVQLYETLGFRTLKSFTAGVWPA; encoded by the coding sequence ATGCGAATCACCGACTTGCGGCAAGTTACCGCCCTCCAAATCGAAAGCCTGCTTCGCGAAGAGGCGCGCCATTGGCGGGAAGAGCTGCACTGGGACTACGGCACCGCCGTTGAGCTTATTCGGCGCTTTCTGGACGCCCACGCCCTGGCCGGCTACGTGGCCTTCGAAGGCGACGACCCCGCTGGATATTCCTTCTACGTCCTGGAGGAACAGAAAGGGCTGGTCGGAGGATTGTTCGTCTCGCCGCGCTATTCGCAGGAGGCCATCGGGCGGCAACTGCTCGAAGAGGTCCTCTTTTCCCTGCGCGCCTTGCCCCACCTCTCGCGCATCGAAACTCAGCTCATGCCCTTCGGCGGCCCGGTCGAGCAGACCTTGCGCGAGCAGGGTTTCCGCCTGTATACGCGGCAGTTCATGCTCTTGCGGCTCGAGGCCGCCAAGAAGCGGCCCGTCCCGCTCTCCCCCGGGCTACGCTTGGAGCACTGGAGCGACCGCTTCTTCGAACCCTGCGCCCGGCTCATCCATCTGGCGTACGCCGACCATATTGACGGGGAGATCAACGATCAATACCGGTCACGCAACGGGGCCCTGCGCTTTCTGAAGAACATCATTCACCTGCCCGGCTGCGGCCAGTTCGTCCCCGGCGCGTCGTTCCTGCTGCGCCAGCCGGGCAGCGAGGAACTCCTGGCCGCCGTGCTGACGTCGGAGGTGGCTCCCGGCGTCGGCCACACCACCCAGATCTGCGTCCTGCCCGGCCATCAGGGGCACGGTCTCGGGCGTCTGCTCATGCAGACCGCCATCGACACCCTGCGCGCCATGAAGTTCCACGAACTGACGCTCACTGTCACCGCGGTGAATGCCCCGGCGGTGCAGCTCTATGAAACGCTGGGCTTCCGCACCCTCAAATCCTTCACTGCCGGCGTCTGGCCCGCGTAG
- a CDS encoding methyltransferase domain-containing protein, whose translation MRDAWSPDTYNRFKEERSQPFYELCAMVQARSGMRVLDLGCGPGDLTRYLHEQLAARETLGLDASDNMLAQARPREGNGLRFAKGKIEELDVPGVFDLIFSNAALQWVENHAALFEKFAARLAPGGQLAVQVPYNEESEFHRAARDAAAEFREPLGGYVRHLVALAPEAYSQLLYRLGFAEQKVILRVYPHEMPALDAVVEWYRGSLLTAYEARLDALTFQRFIARYGEILHQRFADAQPFFFPFPRILLWGRKGSRA comes from the coding sequence ATGCGCGATGCCTGGAGCCCGGACACCTACAACCGTTTTAAAGAGGAGCGCAGCCAGCCTTTTTACGAGCTGTGCGCCATGGTCCAGGCGCGCTCGGGAATGCGCGTGCTGGACCTGGGTTGCGGCCCGGGCGACTTGACCAGATATCTCCACGAACAACTGGCCGCGCGCGAGACGCTGGGCTTGGACGCCTCGGACAACATGCTGGCGCAGGCCCGGCCGCGGGAAGGAAACGGCCTACGCTTTGCGAAGGGGAAGATCGAGGAGCTGGACGTTCCCGGCGTGTTCGACCTGATTTTTTCCAATGCCGCGCTGCAGTGGGTGGAAAACCACGCGGCGCTGTTCGAAAAATTCGCCGCGCGCCTCGCGCCGGGCGGGCAACTCGCCGTGCAGGTGCCCTACAACGAAGAAAGCGAATTTCACCGCGCGGCGCGGGATGCGGCGGCGGAGTTTCGCGAGCCGCTCGGCGGCTACGTGCGGCATCTGGTGGCCCTGGCTCCGGAAGCCTATTCGCAGCTGCTGTACCGGCTGGGCTTCGCGGAGCAGAAAGTGATCCTGCGCGTCTACCCGCACGAAATGCCGGCGCTGGACGCGGTGGTGGAGTGGTACCGCGGGTCGCTGCTCACCGCGTATGAAGCGCGCCTCGACGCCCTGACGTTCCAACGTTTCATCGCCCGCTACGGCGAAATCCTGCACCAGCGCTTCGCCGATGCCCAGCCGTTTTTCTTTCCGTTTCCACGCATTCTGCTGTGGGGCAGGAAAGGTTCGCGGGCGTAA
- a CDS encoding VTT domain-containing protein, whose translation MAPRGGRAEDAAPVLEILQSLFHILYDVEGLIRWGGTLLVCTIVFIETGFFVGFFLPGDSLLVTAGVFAAADKLHLWWLLLPVMLCAIVGDQIGYWIGRTAGQALYRREDSFFFRRSHLLRAHDFYEKYGGKTVILARFMPIIRTFCPPVAGAAGMPYARFLVYDFFGGIFWTSSMILGGYLLGRSVPNIGQRIHYVIVVVVLLSILPGIIGIFRARRSAAAKSSKTPMPAAEGE comes from the coding sequence ATGGCTCCCCGTGGCGGCCGTGCAGAGGATGCCGCCCCCGTGCTCGAGATCTTACAAAGCCTGTTCCACATTCTCTATGACGTCGAGGGACTGATCCGCTGGGGCGGGACCCTGCTTGTCTGCACCATCGTTTTCATCGAAACCGGTTTCTTCGTCGGGTTCTTCCTGCCTGGCGATTCCCTGCTGGTTACCGCGGGAGTCTTTGCCGCCGCGGACAAGCTGCACCTCTGGTGGCTCCTCTTGCCGGTGATGCTCTGCGCCATCGTCGGCGATCAGATCGGCTACTGGATTGGGCGCACCGCCGGCCAGGCTCTTTACCGCCGCGAAGACTCCTTCTTCTTCCGCCGCAGCCATTTGCTGCGGGCCCACGATTTCTACGAGAAATACGGGGGCAAGACGGTTATCCTGGCCCGCTTCATGCCCATCATCCGCACCTTCTGCCCGCCCGTGGCCGGCGCCGCGGGCATGCCTTATGCGCGCTTTCTGGTCTACGACTTCTTCGGCGGGATTTTCTGGACCAGCAGCATGATCCTGGGCGGCTACCTGCTGGGGCGTTCGGTGCCGAACATCGGCCAGCGCATCCATTACGTCATCGTTGTCGTCGTCCTGCTCTCCATCCTGCCGGGTATCATCGGAATCTTTCGCGCGCGCCGCTCGGCCGCCGCGAAATCGTCCAAAACTCCTATGCCTGCAGCCGAGGGCGAATGA
- a CDS encoding glycosyltransferase family 39 protein yields MNAPDPITPETPMRRAAKLGWGVLIVATLYVCYFSHLGAIGFVGPDEPRYAWIARDMAESGDWVTPRLYGQPWFEKPVLYYWGGALSFKLFGVSEAAARLPSAVSALLATLALAWLAWRLYGAETARWLLLLLPTSVGMLGFSHAAATDMPFSGMLTIAMAAAAVVLGLPRHSSDTSPQPTPWLALGAFGFFLGAAVLAKGPAAVILSGGAVFFWAVFTRRWRDAFRLFHPAALASFFATALPWYILCARRNPDFFRVFIIEHNFKRYLTPEFRHIQPFWFYIPILVLAIFPWSLLLVPLLSKAVKGFRTGCWPGSRGILLLCWSLFPIAFFSLSKSKLPGYILPAVPPMVLLASRSARELLHSTSRRSRWGLEWVALTPVFLAIALLFGRFYTHVNSMPQPPRGYKIALLLLIIGETMALTVLIGARSRKGALISSVLAVVLLVHAIERYELPWMDACQSPRTAARLVLALGPAPHSVFTAQMDRNWQYALNFYFHRELPEWTPGSPPLSYVFVSSAGLEALDEQGIRYEFLGAVTTRRNLVKTAAAGGVSGLATPEWKK; encoded by the coding sequence ATGAACGCACCAGATCCCATCACGCCGGAAACACCGATGCGCCGCGCGGCGAAGCTCGGCTGGGGTGTGCTCATCGTCGCCACGCTCTATGTCTGCTACTTCAGCCATCTTGGCGCCATCGGCTTCGTCGGGCCGGATGAGCCGCGCTACGCCTGGATCGCCCGGGACATGGCCGAAAGCGGGGACTGGGTGACGCCGCGGCTCTACGGCCAGCCGTGGTTCGAGAAGCCGGTGCTCTACTACTGGGGCGGGGCGCTCAGCTTCAAACTTTTCGGCGTCAGCGAAGCCGCCGCGCGGCTGCCTTCCGCCGTCTCTGCGCTGCTGGCCACGCTGGCGCTCGCCTGGCTGGCCTGGCGCCTGTACGGCGCGGAGACCGCGCGCTGGTTGCTTCTGCTATTGCCCACCAGCGTGGGCATGCTCGGCTTCTCCCACGCCGCCGCCACGGACATGCCTTTCAGCGGCATGCTCACCATCGCCATGGCCGCCGCCGCCGTGGTCCTCGGTCTCCCGCGCCACAGCAGCGACACATCGCCACAGCCCACGCCCTGGCTCGCGCTCGGCGCCTTCGGCTTCTTCCTCGGCGCGGCGGTCCTGGCCAAGGGCCCTGCTGCCGTCATTCTCTCCGGCGGCGCCGTCTTCTTCTGGGCCGTCTTCACCAGGCGCTGGCGCGACGCCTTCCGCCTTTTTCACCCCGCCGCGCTCGCATCCTTCTTCGCCACGGCGCTACCCTGGTATATCCTCTGCGCCCGCCGCAACCCCGATTTCTTCCGCGTCTTCATCATCGAGCACAATTTCAAACGCTATCTCACGCCCGAATTTCGCCACATCCAGCCCTTCTGGTTTTATATCCCGATCCTGGTGCTCGCTATATTTCCATGGTCGCTGCTCCTCGTCCCCCTGCTCAGCAAAGCCGTGAAAGGTTTCCGCACCGGGTGTTGGCCCGGATCCAGGGGCATTCTGCTTCTCTGCTGGTCGCTTTTCCCCATCGCGTTTTTTTCGCTCTCCAAATCCAAGCTCCCCGGCTACATTCTCCCCGCGGTTCCCCCGATGGTTTTGCTGGCCTCCCGCAGCGCCAGGGAATTGCTGCACAGCACAAGCAGGAGGTCGCGCTGGGGCCTCGAGTGGGTGGCGCTGACGCCTGTGTTTCTTGCGATTGCACTCCTTTTCGGCCGTTTCTACACGCACGTTAACTCCATGCCCCAGCCGCCACGCGGGTACAAGATCGCACTACTCCTCCTCATCATCGGGGAAACGATGGCTCTCACGGTCTTGATTGGCGCACGGAGCAGGAAGGGAGCCTTGATTTCCAGCGTGCTGGCAGTTGTCCTCCTCGTCCATGCCATCGAGCGATACGAGCTGCCGTGGATGGATGCGTGTCAATCGCCGCGAACAGCGGCACGGCTGGTCTTAGCCCTTGGTCCAGCACCCCACAGCGTCTTCACGGCACAGATGGACCGCAACTGGCAATACGCGTTGAACTTCTATTTTCATCGGGAACTGCCGGAATGGACGCCCGGCAGTCCGCCACTCAGCTATGTCTTTGTTTCCAGTGCCGGCCTGGAAGCCCTTGATGAACAGGGGATCAGGTACGAGTTCCTGGGCGCGGTGACCACGCGAAGAAACCTGGTGAAGACGGCTGCTGCAGGCGGAGTGAGCGGGCTGGCGACTCCGGAATGGAAGAAATAG
- a CDS encoding lysophospholipid acyltransferase family protein yields the protein MRESLEYGAVWLLLRLVGALPRPVARALATGVTRLLLLFLPKLHKTALFNLRLAFPEWSEAQRRAVVGKMARQLGWMAVEFARFPRLTPENIEQVVLLDGQENYLAGRSRGKGVLVLTGHIGAWELSSFAHALYGFPLHFMARPLDNPRVDALINRFRCLSGNRPIFKNESARAMLKILREAGTIGILADQNTMPEEGVFVDFFGTPACSTAGIARVALHTDAAVVPGYVCWDASIRKYRLRFEPPLELVRTGDAEHDIRETTARFAKVLEGIIRKHPDQWVWVHARWKTRPAGEPPLYPFLR from the coding sequence ATGAGGGAAAGCCTGGAATACGGCGCGGTGTGGCTGCTGTTGCGGCTGGTGGGGGCGCTGCCGCGGCCGGTGGCGCGCGCGTTGGCCACGGGCGTGACCCGCTTGCTGCTGCTGTTTCTGCCGAAGCTGCACAAGACGGCGCTGTTCAATCTGCGGCTGGCGTTTCCGGAGTGGAGCGAAGCGCAGCGCCGCGCGGTGGTCGGCAAGATGGCGCGGCAGCTGGGCTGGATGGCCGTGGAGTTCGCGCGCTTTCCGCGCCTGACGCCGGAGAACATCGAGCAGGTCGTCCTGCTCGACGGGCAGGAGAACTATCTGGCGGGGCGCAGCCGCGGCAAGGGCGTGCTGGTTCTGACCGGGCACATCGGGGCCTGGGAGCTGTCGTCCTTCGCGCACGCCCTCTACGGCTTCCCGCTGCATTTCATGGCCCGCCCGCTGGACAATCCCCGCGTGGATGCGCTCATCAACCGCTTCCGCTGCCTCAGCGGCAACCGCCCCATCTTCAAGAACGAATCGGCGCGAGCCATGCTCAAGATCCTGCGCGAAGCGGGCACGATCGGCATCCTGGCGGACCAGAACACCATGCCGGAAGAGGGCGTCTTCGTGGATTTTTTCGGCACCCCGGCCTGCAGCACGGCGGGGATTGCGCGCGTGGCGCTGCATACGGACGCCGCGGTGGTGCCGGGCTATGTCTGCTGGGACGCGAGTATCCGCAAGTACCGGCTGCGCTTCGAGCCCCCGCTGGAGTTGGTGCGCACGGGCGACGCGGAGCACGACATCCGGGAAACTACCGCGCGCTTCGCGAAAGTGCTCGAAGGAATCATCCGCAAGCATCCCGATCAGTGGGTGTGGGTGCATGCGCGGTGGAAAACGCGCCCGGCGGGCGAGCCGCCGCTGTATCCTTTTCTCAGGTGA
- a CDS encoding protein kinase produces MIGQTLSHYRVLEQVGAGGMGVVYRAHDERLDRDVALKILPPGTLADESARKRFRKEALTLSRLNHPNIETVHDFDTQGNVDFLVMEFIPGVTLDQKLAEGALTEKEISRLGVQVADGLAAACQQGVVHRDLKPSNLLVTEDGRVKILDFGIAKLLQPVSEAATTDTLSETRAAAGTLPYMSPEQLCAEKIDSRSDIWAAGAVLYEMATGRRAFPEYVTAQLTDAILHKAPEAPRAVKAQVSPELERIILKCLEKEPEDRYQSARELSVDLRRLGAPATVPAISRKPALARRAPLLAAGASLGLLAILVGFDAGGWRERLLSGAHAERIQSLAILPFKNLSGDKEQEYFADAMTDMLTTDLAQISALRVTSNTSVMPYKKLSKPLPEIARELNVDAIVEGSVLRAGDRVRITAQLIRGPTDRHLWAQTYDREVRDILALQSEVARSVTQEIGVTLTPNQEGRLSNVRAVDPQAQEAYLRGKYAEGSSKSELYFRKAIQLDPAYAAAYVGLAATYYWRGFGEGLAPKEAYPKVREFALRALSLDPDLADAHAYLASVKLEYEWNFTEAEKEFRRALELNPNQAVTRHLYGHYLLAMGRGEESREETQRAAEIAPLDMDMTACVGWHCIYTGDYGEAEQHCRKVLQMDPGNHFALTVLGWAHEQQGKNQEAIAELEKALPDTTADLAHAYAVSGRTQEARKMLVQMITRSKREYVSAYEIAVVQMGLGNKDEALAWLERAYEEHSSLLIHFRQDPRFQPLHSDPRFQNLARRLGLPTT; encoded by the coding sequence GTGATTGGTCAGACGCTTTCCCATTACCGCGTCCTGGAGCAGGTTGGTGCGGGTGGCATGGGCGTGGTCTACCGTGCCCATGACGAGCGCTTAGACCGCGACGTGGCCCTCAAGATCCTGCCCCCCGGCACCCTGGCTGACGAGTCCGCCCGCAAACGCTTTCGCAAAGAGGCCCTCACTCTCTCCCGGCTGAACCATCCCAACATCGAGACGGTGCACGACTTCGACACTCAGGGGAATGTGGACTTCCTGGTGATGGAATTCATCCCCGGCGTCACCCTGGACCAGAAGCTGGCCGAAGGCGCGTTAACGGAAAAGGAAATTTCGCGCCTGGGTGTGCAGGTGGCCGATGGGCTAGCAGCTGCGTGCCAGCAAGGTGTGGTGCATCGCGACCTGAAGCCCAGCAATCTCCTGGTGACAGAGGATGGCCGGGTGAAGATCCTCGATTTCGGGATTGCAAAGCTGTTGCAACCGGTCAGTGAGGCTGCCACCACAGACACTTTGAGTGAGACCCGGGCCGCAGCGGGGACGCTACCCTACATGTCGCCCGAACAGTTGTGCGCGGAGAAGATTGATTCTCGAAGCGACATTTGGGCAGCGGGAGCCGTGTTGTACGAGATGGCGACAGGCCGGCGCGCTTTCCCCGAGTACGTCACGGCGCAGTTGACCGACGCCATCCTTCACAAGGCGCCCGAAGCGCCGCGCGCCGTAAAGGCCCAGGTCTCACCGGAATTGGAACGAATCATTTTGAAATGTTTGGAAAAGGAGCCGGAGGATCGTTACCAGTCCGCCCGAGAGTTGTCCGTGGACCTGCGGCGGCTGGGCGCACCTGCGACCGTTCCAGCGATTTCGCGCAAGCCCGCGCTGGCTCGGCGCGCGCCGCTCCTGGCGGCAGGAGCGTCCCTTGGGCTGCTGGCCATTCTTGTGGGATTTGATGCCGGCGGCTGGCGCGAACGGCTGCTGAGCGGTGCGCATGCGGAGCGCATTCAGTCACTGGCGATTCTGCCCTTCAAGAACCTTTCTGGCGACAAGGAACAGGAGTATTTCGCCGATGCCATGACCGACATGCTGACCACGGACTTAGCGCAGATCAGCGCCCTGCGGGTGACGTCGAACACATCCGTGATGCCGTACAAGAAGCTCAGCAAGCCGCTTCCCGAGATTGCCCGGGAATTGAATGTGGATGCCATCGTGGAAGGAAGTGTCCTTCGGGCTGGCGACCGGGTGCGGATCACCGCGCAGTTGATCCGGGGCCCTACCGACCGGCACTTGTGGGCGCAAACCTATGACCGCGAGGTGCGTGACATTTTGGCATTGCAAAGCGAGGTCGCGCGTAGCGTCACTCAGGAAATTGGTGTAACGCTGACTCCCAATCAGGAGGGGCGCCTTTCCAACGTTCGTGCCGTGGATCCTCAGGCGCAGGAGGCGTACCTGAGGGGAAAATATGCAGAAGGTTCGAGCAAGAGCGAACTCTACTTCAGGAAGGCAATCCAACTGGATCCCGCGTACGCCGCCGCCTACGTCGGCCTGGCGGCCACGTACTACTGGCGGGGATTCGGGGAGGGCTTAGCGCCCAAAGAAGCTTATCCAAAGGTGAGGGAATTCGCGCTGCGAGCTCTCAGTTTAGACCCGGACCTCGCGGATGCTCACGCGTATCTCGCTTCGGTCAAGCTGGAATACGAATGGAACTTCACGGAGGCCGAAAAAGAGTTCCGGCGGGCTCTGGAGCTGAATCCCAACCAGGCCGTTACCCGTCATCTCTACGGGCATTATCTGCTGGCCATGGGCCGCGGGGAAGAATCCCGGGAGGAGACTCAACGCGCCGCGGAAATCGCTCCCCTCGACATGGATATGACTGCGTGTGTGGGGTGGCATTGCATCTACACCGGCGACTACGGCGAGGCGGAGCAGCATTGCAGGAAAGTTCTGCAGATGGACCCGGGAAATCATTTTGCCCTCACAGTCTTGGGCTGGGCTCATGAACAACAAGGAAAGAACCAAGAAGCCATCGCCGAGTTAGAGAAAGCCCTCCCGGACACGACGGCGGACCTGGCCCACGCGTACGCGGTCTCCGGCAGAACGCAGGAAGCCAGGAAAATGTTGGTCCAAATGATCACGCGGTCTAAACGCGAATATGTTTCCGCATACGAGATTGCGGTTGTGCAGATGGGCCTGGGCAACAAGGATGAGGCGCTCGCCTGGCTGGAAAGAGCCTACGAGGAGCATTCCAGCCTTCTGATTCATTTCCGACAGGATCCCCGCTTCCAGCCGCTGCACTCCGATCCGCGGTTTCAGAACCTTGCGCGGCGCCTGGGCCTCCCGACGACCTGA
- the lpxD gene encoding UDP-3-O-(3-hydroxymyristoyl)glucosamine N-acyltransferase, with the protein MGKTARELAEALGLQLEGDGNVLLRGVAAPERAGPHELIYVDAEKYAARAQASEALCAIVAEEISLAGKTLLRCTKPKASFARAAELLLERPLIAAGIHATAVIAASAQISRGAAVGPYAVVEEDTFLGEGAQIGAHCVVGRGSWIGSGCRLHPRVTLYPGVRLGARVEVHAGAVLGADGFGYAYSDGRYWKFPQIGIVEIGDDVEIGANTTIDRGSLGDTRIGDGVKLDNLVHVGHNVEIGAHTVIAAQTGISGSCVLGHHVVLGGQVGLGEHCTLEDGTIAGGQAGILNGKTIRSGQTVWGTPARPLEKFKEQHAWLGRLPDLAERLRRLEQRILKP; encoded by the coding sequence ATGGGCAAGACCGCACGCGAGCTGGCCGAGGCGCTCGGCCTGCAGCTGGAAGGCGACGGGAACGTGCTGTTGCGCGGCGTGGCCGCGCCGGAACGCGCGGGTCCGCATGAGCTGATCTATGTGGACGCGGAGAAGTATGCGGCGCGCGCACAAGCTTCGGAGGCGCTGTGCGCCATCGTTGCCGAAGAGATATCGCTGGCCGGGAAGACGCTGCTGCGCTGCACCAAGCCCAAGGCCTCGTTTGCCCGGGCCGCGGAGCTGCTGCTGGAGCGTCCGCTCATCGCTGCGGGCATTCACGCGACGGCGGTCATCGCCGCGTCCGCGCAGATCAGCCGGGGCGCCGCGGTGGGCCCTTATGCCGTGGTGGAAGAAGACACCTTCCTGGGCGAGGGCGCGCAGATCGGCGCGCACTGCGTGGTGGGGCGGGGAAGCTGGATCGGAAGCGGTTGCCGGCTGCATCCGCGCGTGACGCTCTATCCGGGCGTGCGCCTGGGCGCCCGCGTGGAAGTGCATGCCGGCGCGGTGCTCGGCGCGGACGGTTTCGGCTATGCTTACAGCGACGGCCGCTACTGGAAATTTCCGCAGATCGGAATCGTGGAGATCGGCGACGACGTGGAGATCGGCGCCAATACCACGATCGATCGGGGTTCCCTGGGCGACACGCGCATCGGCGACGGCGTGAAGCTCGATAACCTCGTGCATGTAGGCCACAACGTGGAGATCGGGGCGCACACCGTGATCGCCGCGCAGACCGGGATTTCCGGCTCGTGCGTGCTGGGCCACCACGTGGTGCTTGGCGGGCAGGTGGGCCTGGGCGAGCACTGTACCCTGGAGGACGGAACGATTGCCGGCGGGCAGGCCGGCATTCTCAACGGCAAGACCATCCGCAGCGGGCAGACCGTGTGGGGCACGCCCGCGCGGCCGCTCGAGAAGTTCAAGGAGCAGCATGCGTGGCTCGGCCGGCTGCCGGATCTGGCGGAGCGCTTGCGCCGGCTCGAGCAGCGTATCCTGAAGCCATGA
- a CDS encoding HAD family phosphatase, giving the protein MPVPALRAVIFDIGRVLVRVDISAAMAGLAERTRLTPQEVWVAIERHPRWRDWQEGRLAPPEWHRHLGQRLGTGLAFEQFCEVWNRALSSEPIIPEELLTQLARRFRLAVLSNTDPLHVAHLEAQFPLLRHFPQRIYSCGVGACKPEPLIYKEALRACGVRAEEALYIDDIAAYVEAAQRLGMAGVVFESPTQLEQELAVRGLLTPGA; this is encoded by the coding sequence ATGCCCGTGCCGGCTCTACGCGCCGTCATCTTCGATATCGGGCGCGTCCTGGTACGCGTGGACATCTCCGCGGCCATGGCCGGACTTGCGGAACGCACGCGCCTCACTCCCCAGGAAGTCTGGGTGGCCATCGAGCGGCATCCGCGCTGGCGCGATTGGCAGGAAGGCCGCCTGGCTCCCCCCGAGTGGCACCGCCATTTGGGGCAGCGCCTCGGCACAGGCCTCGCCTTCGAGCAGTTCTGCGAAGTGTGGAACCGCGCGCTTTCCTCGGAGCCGATCATTCCCGAGGAGCTCCTCACGCAGCTCGCCCGCCGTTTTCGCCTTGCGGTCCTCTCCAATACCGACCCGCTGCATGTCGCGCATCTCGAGGCGCAGTTCCCGCTTCTGCGCCACTTTCCACAGCGCATCTATTCCTGCGGCGTGGGCGCCTGCAAGCCCGAGCCGCTGATTTATAAGGAGGCCTTGCGCGCCTGCGGCGTCCGCGCCGAGGAGGCGCTGTACATTGACGATATCGCGGCGTATGTGGAAGCCGCGCAGCGCCTGGGCATGGCCGGAGTCGTCTTCGAATCCCCCACGCAACTCGAGCAGGAACTGGCCGTGCGCGGCCTTCTTACCCCTGGCGCCTGA